Proteins from a single region of Scleropages formosus chromosome 24, fSclFor1.1, whole genome shotgun sequence:
- the LOC108939650 gene encoding dual specificity phosphatase DUPD1-like isoform X1, which produces MELERNGRNQLSALPGMPNGGRFEVCSAQKSGGYETPSAYDLQRLMWVRSGSSAAMDEVRPRIYIGDMWAAKDKRMLQSHGISHVLNAADGKFNVCTGPAFYRDTGIAYHGVEAFDMPSFDMTPFFYSAARFIKEALSTPTSEHPYLEQSTPWSLKHSSFSRILSKVSQATHLYRCVRSENFSHDPCIRGPLKTGRRNSLNPGRNRTFVFCTPIVPRVRM; this is translated from the exons ATGGAACTGGAGAGAAACGG GAGAAATCAGCTGTCAGCCCTGCCCGGTATGCCCAACGGTGGCAGGTTCGAGGTCTGCTCAGCGCAGAAGAGCGGCGGGTACGAGACCCCCTCGGCATATGACCTTCAGCGGCTGATGTGGGTGCGCTCGGGGAGCAGCGCTgccatggacgaggtcaggcCCAGGATTTACATCGGAGACAT GTGGGCAGCCAAGGACAAGAGGATGCTCCAGTCACACGGGATCAGTCACGTGCTCAATGCTGCCGACGGGAAGTTCAATGTGTGTACGGGGCCCGCTTTCTACAGGGACACCGGCATCGCTTACCACGGTGTGGAGGCCTTTGACATGCCCTCCTTCGACATGACTCCTTTCTTCTACTCTGCAGCCAGGTTCATTAAGGAAGCCCTGAGCACGCCTACAAGTGAGCATCCGTATCTAGAGCAGAGCACACCCTGGTCCCTCAAACACTCTTCATTTTCCCGCATTTTATCAAAAGTATCGCAGGCGACGCATCTCTACCGTTGCGTCCGCAGCGAAAACTTTTCCCATGACCCTTGCATTAGAGGACCACTCAAAACAGGCAGACGTAACTCATTAAATCCTGGGAGGAACCGGACTTTTGTATTTTGTACACCCATTGTTCCACGAGTGCGAATGTGA
- the LOC108939650 gene encoding dual specificity protein phosphatase 13-like isoform X2, which yields MELERNGRNQLSALPGMPNGGRFEVCSAQKSGGYETPSAYDLQRLMWVRSGSSAAMDEVRPRIYIGDMWAAKDKRMLQSHGISHVLNAADGKFNVCTGPAFYRDTGIAYHGVEAFDMPSFDMTPFFYSAARFIKEALSTPTSKVLVHCAMGLSRSSTLVLAYLMIHEHMTLPEAIAAVAKHRNICPNSGFLEQLRKLDQQLHGHRK from the exons ATGGAACTGGAGAGAAACGG GAGAAATCAGCTGTCAGCCCTGCCCGGTATGCCCAACGGTGGCAGGTTCGAGGTCTGCTCAGCGCAGAAGAGCGGCGGGTACGAGACCCCCTCGGCATATGACCTTCAGCGGCTGATGTGGGTGCGCTCGGGGAGCAGCGCTgccatggacgaggtcaggcCCAGGATTTACATCGGAGACAT GTGGGCAGCCAAGGACAAGAGGATGCTCCAGTCACACGGGATCAGTCACGTGCTCAATGCTGCCGACGGGAAGTTCAATGTGTGTACGGGGCCCGCTTTCTACAGGGACACCGGCATCGCTTACCACGGTGTGGAGGCCTTTGACATGCCCTCCTTCGACATGACTCCTTTCTTCTACTCTGCAGCCAGGTTCATTAAGGAAGCCCTGAGCACGCCTACAA GCAAAGTCCTGGTCCACTGCGCCATGGGCCTGAGTCGCTCCTCCACCCTGGTGCTGGCGTACCTCATGATCCACGAGCACATGACCCTGCCGGAGGCCATCGCAGCTGTCGCCAAACACAGGAACATCTGTCCCAACTCGGGCTTCCTGGAGCAGCTCCGCAAGCTTGACCAACAGCTTCACGGCCACAGGAAATGA
- the LOC108939650 gene encoding dual specificity phosphatase DUPD1-like isoform X3, with protein MPNGGRFEVCSAQKSGGYETPSAYDLQRLMWVRSGSSAAMDEVRPRIYIGDMWAAKDKRMLQSHGISHVLNAADGKFNVCTGPAFYRDTGIAYHGVEAFDMPSFDMTPFFYSAARFIKEALSTPTSEHPYLEQSTPWSLKHSSFSRILSKVSQATHLYRCVRSENFSHDPCIRGPLKTGRRNSLNPGRNRTFVFCTPIVPRVRM; from the exons ATGCCCAACGGTGGCAGGTTCGAGGTCTGCTCAGCGCAGAAGAGCGGCGGGTACGAGACCCCCTCGGCATATGACCTTCAGCGGCTGATGTGGGTGCGCTCGGGGAGCAGCGCTgccatggacgaggtcaggcCCAGGATTTACATCGGAGACAT GTGGGCAGCCAAGGACAAGAGGATGCTCCAGTCACACGGGATCAGTCACGTGCTCAATGCTGCCGACGGGAAGTTCAATGTGTGTACGGGGCCCGCTTTCTACAGGGACACCGGCATCGCTTACCACGGTGTGGAGGCCTTTGACATGCCCTCCTTCGACATGACTCCTTTCTTCTACTCTGCAGCCAGGTTCATTAAGGAAGCCCTGAGCACGCCTACAAGTGAGCATCCGTATCTAGAGCAGAGCACACCCTGGTCCCTCAAACACTCTTCATTTTCCCGCATTTTATCAAAAGTATCGCAGGCGACGCATCTCTACCGTTGCGTCCGCAGCGAAAACTTTTCCCATGACCCTTGCATTAGAGGACCACTCAAAACAGGCAGACGTAACTCATTAAATCCTGGGAGGAACCGGACTTTTGTATTTTGTACACCCATTGTTCCACGAGTGCGAATGTGA